The genomic interval ACCATGCGACAGGTTGATGCGCTGAAACTGCTGGCCGAACAGGCATCCGAGGGACGCGGCGTCTTCAGCCGCCGTGACCTCGAGCGCCTGTTGCGTCATGACAAGCCGCCAGCCCGCGAGCAAACGCTGAAACGACTGGTCAACGACGGCTGGCTCACCCCGGCGGCGCGGGGGGTTTACGTCTATCCGCCGGGGCTTCGCCAGGACGGGTACGACCTTGAGCGAATCGCCCGCACCCTAAGGCGGGGCGAGTACGGTTACGTGAGCCTTGAATCGGCGCTCTCAGAGTGGGGCGCGATTTCCCAGATCCCGGTGGGGCATCTCACGCTGATGACCACCGGGCGAAAGGGCACCTTCCCCACCCCCTGGGGCACCATTGAGTTCACCCACACCGCCCGGCCGCTTGATAACATTTTCCGCGCCACCGTGGTCCCGCCGGACCGGCCGCTTCGCCTGGCCACCCCCGAAGCCGCCTGGCGGGATCTGAAGCGCGTCGGCCGCAACGTCCACATGGTGGATCGTGAGGCCCTTCAGGAAATCTGCGAGGAGCGCCAGGCCGGATGACGCTCCACGCCCTGGTCGACGCGG from Spiribacter sp. 2438 carries:
- the abiEi gene encoding type IV toxin-antitoxin system AbiEi family antitoxin, whose amino-acid sequence is MRQVDALKLLAEQASEGRGVFSRRDLERLLRHDKPPAREQTLKRLVNDGWLTPAARGVYVYPPGLRQDGYDLERIARTLRRGEYGYVSLESALSEWGAISQIPVGHLTLMTTGRKGTFPTPWGTIEFTHTARPLDNIFRATVVPPDRPLRLATPEAAWRDLKRVGRNVHMVDREALQEICEERQAG